TTTGAGGAGTTCTTAGCCAAGAAATTAGCCACACTGTTACCGGAATGTCgaacaaaagaaaggtcaaaaCAAGTAAAGAAAGAGACCATGTCTCGACAATCattcaaaacagaaaacaaataaGAAGCACCAGGCCTATTCTTCTTCCAAGCCTCAAATAACTGTAGGCAATCCGTTTCTAGAACCACTCGAAAGAAACCAAGGTCCCTGGCCAAAGACACGCACCACCGGAACGCCAACGCTTCAGCCAATATTGCAGATGATGCACTCGATGAACTAAAGGTAGTTGCGGCTGTTACTTCGCCATTGTTGTTCCTAGCAATCATACTAAAACCTGCTCCTGCTCCTGCTCCTGCTCCTGCTGTCCAAGAGGCGTCAAAGTTGAGCTTAATCGTATTCCCATCTGGCCTTCGCCATGTCGCCCTCGAATCCTCCACGCGAGCTGGCGAAGCTGCTGCTATCCGAACAGATTAGCGCATGCACACGGTGCAACAACACCTCAAAATTGGCTTGGACCCCATTGTGAACTGTGTTATTCCGGTGCTCCCATATCACATATATTAGAGTCAAACCAAAGCTTATTACCTCTAGGTCCTTGCTGTCAAAAAGTTGTTGTATGTATTGTGCTGGATCATCACCATTACGGAACCTCAAGCTCAAGGGTATTGCAAACCACCATCGGATCACTACAGGGCATTAAAACAGCACATGTGCTACTATCTCAACTGAATCCATGCAAAAAGGGCAGCCTTCGTCGACCTCCATTCCACGTTTTCTCAAAGCTTGTCGAACTGGTAATATGCCCATAGTTGCCCGCCAAACAACATCTTTGACTCTAGGTAAAACCTGAGCATGCAATAAGGACTTCCAATAGCTTTTGTGCTGGCCACGTCCTCTTGCATTAGAGCTCGAAGATGGAGTAGCCTCGTCCTGGAACCGCTGCTGAAACACAAATGCATAACCCGTCTTCGTATTCTAAGCACCATCGGTTGTCAAGGGCCAAAACAGAACATTTGGTGATAGCCGCAAGGGTAGAGGGATTGATAGGATATCCTTAGCAGTGGGTAGCCAGAAGACTAATTCAATCAAATCTCTATTCCACACTTGCAAATTAGCAACCATTAAATTGGACACAAAAGTTAAATTAGCAAGTTGGGCCAGATCCTCCCGGTATATCAAAGGATATCCACTTGGAAGCCATTATCCTTCCAAATATCAATCTTTGTACCATCACCAACTCTCCAACGACCACCTTCCTCAAACACCCAAGCCGTGCGAAAAATGCTTGTCCAAGCATAACTAGGACGTGCATGTTTCTTCACAACACTTAGAGAAGTTTGTGGGAAACACACGACCTTGAAAACGCGGCCTAAAAGGGACCTCGGTTGCTTTTGAATCCGCCACCAAGTCTTCGAAACTAGAGCTGTGTTGAAAGCTTTGAATCTCTAAAGCCAACGCCACCATCAAGCTTTGATCGACAAAAAGAATCTCATTTGAGCCAATGAATCCCCCGCCGGGAGGCATCACTGCTCCAATAGAATTTGCTGACCATGCGCTCAATATCTGCACATAAACCATCTGGTAAAAGAAAACATGACATAATATAAGCTGGAATTGCCTGAGCAACCGCTTTAATTAGGACCTCTCTACCCACACGGAAAAGAGATCTTTCCTTCCAACCTTTGAGTTTCTTTCAAACTCGTTCTTTGACAAATTGGAATATTTGGGTTTTTGACTTACCAATGATGGTAGGAATTTCCAAATATTTGTCATAGCTATCAACTGCCTTAACACCCAAAAACGTTTTTAGCTCATTGGAACAGGGACGGGGACTAGGCACATTTCAACTACAAGATAGCATAGATTTGTCAAAATTAATGACCTGGCCAGAAACTCTCTTATAGGAAGCAAGGACCCTCAGAACCGCTTGAGCTTCCTCTACAGTGGCTCTAGAAAAGACCACACTATTATCTGCAAAAAGAAGATGTGAAATGACAAGAGCAGATATTGAGCGAGCAATTTTGAGGCCATGAAGAGATGATGCTTCAATATCTTTTTGAATCAATGCAGAGAAAACTTCCCCACAGAGAATAAACAAATAAGGGGATAAGGGTCCCCTTGTCTCAACCCTCTGCCGGGATCAAAAGGAACCTGGGGGTTACCATTCAGCATCGCTTGAAATTGGACCGACGTTACACAGTCCATAATAAGAGATGTCCAAGCAGTGGGAAACCCCATTTTCATAAGAACACTCTCTAGAAACGGCCATTCGACCCTATCATATGCCTTCGACATATCAAGCTTCGAACTCATCATGCCATTACGGCCCGAcatctttttcttcataagATGGAAACATTCATATGTCACTAGTGCATTGTCAGTGATGAACCGACCCGGGACAAAAGCACTTTGGGGTCCAGTAATAATATCAAATAAAACAAGCTTAAGCCTATTAGCAATTGTTTTTGTAATAATTTTAAAGAGAACGTTACACAAGCTAATAGGTCTAAAATGAGTTGCATGTACCGGCTTCTTAATTTTAGGAATTAAGACAATAAGAGTTCTATTAATCATACCTGGGGAAATCCTTCCATGCAACACCTCGAGGAAAAAATTAGAGACTTCATCCCCAATTATGTGCCAAATTTTTTGGAAAAATAGCGCCGGCAGACCATCAAGGCCTGGAGCTTTTGTCGGGTGCATATTAAAGATCGCATCCTCGACCTTTTCCCTGCTGAAGGGAGTATTCAAAATGGCTGAGTGGCCCTCAGAGAGGCGCTTAGCCACTAAACTCGTGGATGCCTCTATGCCAGATGGGTTTGACATGATGAataggtgaataaagtagcataTCAACACCCTGCAAATACTGGGCGTTGCATCAGGTGGCTTTAAACCCTGAATTAACTCCCAAGTGCCGTGTTTATTATGCAGCTGTGGAAAGCCATAAACTGCAAGAATCTGCATTCTGGACTTTGCCATTGGGTGGGCCACCATACAAAGAATATGATTAAGCGAGCCATGAGCCACCCTAACCTCTGTCTCATCATTCCAGAGCAAACAAAGACCTCCTGATCGACACTTGCTTGTACCTGCACAATCTATAGGAAACAAGTTAGAAAAACCAAAAGAATATCGCATACCAAACATCTCCTGAGCTGATTTACGTGTATCTGAGAGAAAGATCACGTCGGGAGCTCTGTTTGAGAAATTGTATGTGATTGCCCTTTTCAACAAATGACTTTCTCTGaaaaaagtacaaaaaatggtaaaaacaaCTTTATGTTGCATTATAAACTTGTtgcttaatctttttttttttcaaatggactgtattatttttcacattattaaatcaataaataattaaatttataaaatgatcAAATGTTGATTATTAACATGTGTAAACCTGTTTGGGAAATTGTGATTGCCCTTTCCAAAAAATGACTCTCTCCGTAGAAAGTAcaaaaaaatggtaaaacaacTATTTTGATGgcattaaaaacttattgcttattttttttttcaaatggactatattatttttcaaattattaaataaataattaaatttataaaatgattcaatgctgattattaaataatattaattatttataaaagaGAACTCCAAtactatttattaatttttttttaaattattgaaatgttgaacacaattattattttttattttaaaataaaaactattttaatatttatgtaataatttaaactatgagtttaatttatatacactcacggtgtaaagtttttttacaccatcaaccaatcagattttaaggatgtgaggaaatctctctttttatttaatttcattaattgacgtgacacatccttaaaatttgattggttgacgATGTGAAAagctttacaccgtcggtgtatcatactttttcttttaaactataattattattatataatattaaaaaatgttgtaaataaaCCTGTGCGTTACTCACGGGTATAATACCTACTAGGAATGTAAACCAAATGTCCTCCAAAATATGTAAGCCTACTGGCTACATGGAATCACGATAGTTAATGTCAAAGCAAATACAAACAAGCTGAATGATTATCATGTCATCATATGAAAAATGTTTCCAATACGACGCAATGGGCGGGGCCTATTGAACGGGATATCTTGTCATCATTTAGACTTAGACGTTTCAATGTGCCGGGCCTATTAAATGGAAAATGGAGCTGTGATGTGATGCCGGACCCATAAAGAAAAAGGCACACCTTAAATGCGGTCCATTTTCTTTGGGTGGTGCTTTTCCCACAAATATAACAATTTTGCACCAATCACAAAAATAACATTATCAACTTCACCTTTGTTTCCTACACCGGTTACCACTACTTTTTTTTCTCCCATTAAGGCACTAAATACATATCCAAAGCTCAGGTCATAGCACCAAATATTTTCCAACGCCATGGGTTTCATTACTCTCCTCTCACAGTCAATGGAGCCATACACAATCTATGCCACACTGATCTTTCTCTTTTGCCTTCTTTTTTGGTTACTGAAGAGAAGCAATGCTGACATACCCACAaaggcaccaccaccaccggaaGCTGAGGGTGCATGGCCTTTGATCGGCCACCTCCACCTCTTAGGTGGGTCTCACGCAGCTCATGTCACCTTGGGTAACATGGCCGACAAATACGGACCCATTTTCACCTTGCGTTTAGGTATTCATCGAACTTTGGTAGTGAGCAATTGGGAAATGGCAAAAGAGTGTTTCACTGTTAATGACAAAGTGTTTGCTTCCCGTCCCAACTCTTTAGCCTTTGAAGTTTTGGGCTCCAACTTCTCATTTTTTGGTAGCAGCCCCTACGGTCCCTATTGGCGCTACATGCGCAAGATAGCCACAGTGGAGGTCCTCTCTACCAAACGCATAGAAATGCTCAAGCAAGTGATGGACTCGGAGGTGAAGGCAGCGATGAAAAAGAGCTATGATTTTTGGGTAATGATGAAGGAGAGTGGACCTAAAAAAGCGGTCACTGAAATGGAGAAATGGTTTGCAAACATAACACTGAACGTTATGTTCAGAGCGGTGTTAGGAAAGCGGTTAACTGGGATGGGTTGtgaagatgacgaggaagaGAACGAAAAGATTCAGAAAGCAGTTAGAGACTTCTTCCATCTCTTTGGGCAGTTTACTGTTTCTGATGCGGTCCCGTTTTTGAGATGGTTGGATTTGGATGGACaggagaagaaaatgaagaagacaGCCAAAGAATTGGATGACTTCGCTCAGGTTTGGCTTGAGCAACACAAATACAAGACGAACAGTGGTTCAGAGGAATGGAAAAATGGTGAACATGATTTCATGGACTTGCTTCTTTCCGCTGTTGATGATGAGTGTCTACACGGTCATGATCATGATACCATAGTAAAATCTACATGTCTGGTATGTATGTCTCATGTTTCACTTTTCTTctgttttataaaatattatttgtgtACACAAGACTTGTGGTGGAGTGGACATCATACACCAACAATTTTTTGGAAGTTTTAACTatcataattttaatttgaagagttgcaataatgatatatacacacctcattttttaaatactctattttcacctttttttatttctatatttttcctttaatcatttatcacatccgatattttttctcttttactttttcttttcttcctatttctctcttccttccacctctttccacctctcaAAGAGGTGTGGACATAACATTATTCAAAGAGTTGATATAAAATATGCAATTTATGGTAATTTTTCACCCCCACAAATTATTGTGCATCATGTTCGTCAATATTCGATGTACACCAAACAATATTTTTTGTATTACTCTAGAGATTGCGGAAGAAATCAGGTTTCTATGAATTAAAcaagtaagaaaaaaaattaaaattaatattgtatcttataaataaaataagggttgtttaaatgactcatgataaagtttggattaaataacccatcatccaatcacattggagataagtgagttgaaatttctatattttatttattaatttattttcaactcatttatctccaatgtgattggatgatgagttatttaacccaaactttatcatgagtcatttagacactAATAATAGGTGGGAGTCTTATGTTTTTTTAACTATATTAATTTAATGcagaaaaaaagttaaattttaaCTTATTTAATTACTAAAGAAAACTGACATTAAATTGGATTTTAGTCCTTTTACTATAGTTGATTTGTAGTTTTAGTACTTATATAATGTTTTTCACAAATTTAGTCCTTGATTTTCTAATTGTCATAATTAAGACATTTgcaattttattctatttaaaatACTTAAAAGTGTCCTCAAATGATatctcaagtggtaagagttacgAGACATGTGAGTTGGGTGGATGCGGTTCAAGGATCAATCCTAGAGGGTGCTagttatctttctgatgtaccaaaaaaatactcaaaaaataagataaatctCCATAAACTAAAATGATGTTTACCGTATTTTGCAGCAATTAATTTTAGCTGGCACAGACACTATGACAAGGACATTGACTTGGGCTCTCTCCTTACTTCTCAACAACCGTGAAGTCCTAAATAAGGCTACACATGAGTTAGACACACAAATTGGTGGGGAAAATGTGGTAGTGGAATCAGACTTCGAGAAGTTGGAGTATCTACAAGCCATCGTCAAGGAAACATTGCGCTTATACCCACCAGGACCACTAAGTGTGCCTCACGAGTCCATGGAAGATTGTATTGTAGGTGGATACCATGTGCCTGCTCACATGCGTCTCTTGACTAATATTTCAAAACTTCAACAAGATCCCTCACTATATTCTGATCCATTGGAGTTTCGCCCGGAGAGATTCCTCACAACCCATAAGGACATTGATCTTAAGGGAAAACATTTTGAGTTCATCCCATTTGGTGCAGGTAGAAGAATATGTCCTGGAATCTCTTTCGCTCTTCAGCTAATGCAAATGACACTTGCTGCTCTATTGCATGGATTTGAAATAGTAACTATTGATGGAGGACCTGTGGATATGGTTGAAAAAACTGGGTTAACCAACGTTAAAGCCTCTCCACTCCAAGTCATTCTTACACCACGTCAATCTATACAAGTTTACAATCAAAATTAAATGCTTTAGGTGGTTAGTGTTACATCTTATGTACTGATATATAAACAACGATGCTACTCCACATGTTGTTCTCCACAATCCCAATGGAGAtgcaattttaaataaaaaatgttttcctTACGCCGTCTTCAGTATATGTTCTCCACACTCTAATGCCGTCTTCAGAATTCTTCCCTCGTGCTCACTTGtttgagttttttatttttacgttTCAGAAACGTGTCATAAACCCACTTTAAGTGTGTATTTACAGACTTAACTTTAACCAGCTTTCATCCAACGGAACTCACCCTCTTTTTTCACGTTAGATTTTTAGAAATGTGTGATTTTATCTTGAAACGTGTGTTAACATGGTTGAAATTGAAAAACCAACACACCCTATCCATGCACCTTAAAGTGATATTTTTACGTTCATCTCGGTTAGTGAAGAAACGTTTTCAACGCATTTCCTCGAATAACTAGTTGTTTTTATGTACCAATCCCACTTTTTAGTAGtattattcaaaataaaatttatgttCTCAAACTACTATTCTCACAAAAGTATTTAATCATAAATCTCATTATAGTAAATTCACTTTAAACTAAACTCAAATTTCCAAACTTCATTTGACATAATAGGGAATGATTAACTTAACAAAATCATTTGAAAGTTTATTTAAGATATGGTCAAATAGAGAAAGCAAatgaatttgaaaaagaaaaacatcaagttattttaattaaaaagaaaaagggtatcatgtttagaaaataaaataaaaaaaaagtaaacatTCTACATTTGACCAGCACAGCACAACATAAACCCTGTCTCAACCGACACgcttcttcaccttcttcttcttcttcttcttcttctcacttgTCATTCTCTCCTTCGTTCTGCCATTGATAACAAACTCGATTgtagtcatcatcatcatcatcatcattagaaGAAGATGTTGCAGCTACTCTACACTGCGATTTTCAGCGAAatgcttctgattctgaccctCGTTTTCAAAACCCCACTCAGGAAGCTTGTCATCGTTTCCTTGGATCGTGTCAAGCGAGGTCGTGGCCCTATCGTCGTCACCACTGTGGGTGTCACGTTGATTATCGTGCTTGCTTCCAGTCTCTATAGCATGGCGAAGATCCAAGAACGTACCATCGAGGCCGGTGTACTCAACCCCACCGATCAAGTCCTCTTTTCCAAGCACTTGCTCGAAGCCTCTCTAATGGGTACCTTTCAATTTTCCTCCTTGAGCTCGTTTGATGGTTCAAAATGTTTACTTTTTGTTTGAAATTACCTGGGTTTGCTGTTGGTTTGGGTTGATTCAGtgatttaattacttttttttgagTGATTTAATTACTTGAATTTTATGTAGTTATTTTATGGTAATTGTAAAAAAAGGGAAATTCTAGGATGGACTCATTAGTAGACAAAGTGTGATAATATAAGCTAGGTTTGAGTTGTGTGATCAAGTAATTTTGTGCTTTGTGTGGTCACAGAAGCAGATGAGTTGAGAAAGATGAGGTGTTTTTATGTATAACTAGTCAATAATTCAATTTAGATTTCCTTTTATATGTTGGAATTATACCATGTTTTCTTCGATGGTGTTAGCTTGTTAGGTGTTCACTTCCTTGGTATCTGATTTATCAATTACATCTAATGATTCAATGATTggttttttgtttcaaaatttcCAATCATGGGTGGGGATGATTGAGTATGTATGTGAGACTTGAGCTGCTGCTTCTGAAATGGTCATCAGTGGTAATCTTGCCCCGTATAATTGATTTCGTACAATTTAAGAACATAACTGCTATATGGAATGAATGAGTCAGTTCACGCGTGAATCTTACGAATACTAACATGGCTTTTTGTTAAAAGTGTGTAAAAAATTCGTAAAATGGTTGATTGTGtgaataataaatttgtaacCAATCAAAATAAGGTAATACAGGGGCCGTGTGAAGCATTTTCCTTTTAAGAATGGTTGAGTTGAGGTAAGTAACATCTTTGTCTACCGCTTTTTGATTAATCCTTCATGATTCATGTGATCACACGGTAGATGTATATGGTTATAGAGACCTTCCAATAACTGTTTGGTTGGAGGGGAGGGGATTGAAGGGATTTTCATGAAAACATTGTGTTTGATTCAGAAGTTTGAAGGTGAAGGAGGGAAAAAGAGGGGGTAAAATCCCCTCACCTACAATTTTCGCCTCTCTTCCATAGTTGAGGGGATTTGTAAGGGTTAACGATGACTCATATTTTGCAGATTGTGCTGATTAAATTATCCTATGTTTTCTTTTCTAAATTTCAATTGGCTTTTCATGTGTCAACATGTAATCCCTATTCCCTAGCAGTCTCTACTGCCCACCAATATGCAGGACTCAGTTCTAGCCATATCAGTTAATGTGGTTTTGTGGCCAAACACAATTCAGGCCATAGGATGGCGTCTTATACTTGGATACCACTCTTTCCATGGTAGGCTTGGTGCCCAAAAATAGAGCAGATGGGTGACACAAAGTTTACCTGTTTTAAACCCTAAACTCCGTTTTACATCCAAGCTACTCTGCACACTCTGCCGTCTTTCACTCGCACCTCTCTCTGCCATCTCTCTCTTGTACATCCCTCTTCCTCCTATTCTGTTCTGCATTTCTCTTTCTATTGCTTTGTCTATCTCTAtttctttctctcattttctctgTTTTGTTAATTTGGTATTTACTATGTCCCTGTCATgtgaacactaaacaaaatttTATCACTGTCCTGTTTTTTCCTctttgttttgaatttctaTTTTATGACTCTCTCCTTTTTCTTTAGTTGTTctcctttattttttattttcctttattattTATTCTACAGTTTATACTTTTTAAGCATACTTTATATATGTTAGATTTTGTTATAGCTGCCATGCTTCCACTATAGACCACAATGCCATATTTTCATGGGGATTTTGGCTTACACGTGAACCACTATGTACCATTAATACAATTGTTTTCCTCCCCTGCCCATCAGCCAAATAATAACGCTCCTCCCCTTCCCCGTTTGACCCTAATAGTTTGTAAATCTATTGAATTGTTGATTATTTAAAGTTAAGTAGTGGAAACAGTGATGGGTTGTTGAGTATCACTTCTTCATTTCTAATATCgatatgatttgattgattgCTCACACCCTTTTAGATTATAATGTTTCAAATTTCATGAGTGTCTTGCTTGCCACATGGTTTAGTTGCCCATCTTATTTATTTCCCAATAATTATTGGAAACTATAAATCTGAATAATGAATTGTTGGTGACTGGGTAATCTGGAGCTTTGTGATACAACTCATAAAGTACTTTTATTTGCTTCAATACTATGATATGAGTGACCACCATTATTTTTTGGTAGACGATATATGAGATTATTTCATCATGACAATGACTAAGTGCTTGATTGGCATTATGTTATGGCTTCTCTTTAGAGTTTTCCCTGGGCTTCATCTACCACTAGTCATTGGGCTATCTTCCATATGGTTATTTCTTCTTATTGGGACTTCTATTGATCCTCTCATGACAATGGCATTCTACCGTCTTTCCCTCAATTGGTAGTACCCCTACTTTCTTTCTGATACATTCATTGCTGATCTCGTTTTTCTTATGTCAATTCATCAATCACAATATTTTCATCTCTGCTACACTAGTTTAGGTTCTTGCTAGCACTTCATCACTCAACATTGAATACCAGAAAGCATCAGCACATCAGCAGTCTCAGTTATGGTCTGGCAAAATTTTCCTCAGAGGCGCCTTTCAATCTCAAATAATATATGAAGTATTTTATTCAATGCATCCGCATCACTTGTATCCTATGATTCACATCTTTCGATTTCTCCACCACCATGTAGTATAGATCTAAGCTTGGTGTAAATActtgattatttttattttcttcccaGTCCTTGAAACTATTTGTGATACCGTGCACTGCAGTGTTTTATGCATCTGCTCTCTTCAGTAAGTTCAGTTTAGCAGATCGAATGTGCAGTTGCCTTGTGTGGAATTGAAAGTTTGTTTTTATAGTTGTTGTTTTACTGGGTTGTTTTTGGTAAACTCACATTGCTTGCTTTTGACAGCGTAGAATTCTGTCATGTGGGTTTTTTATTTCGATTTGTGTTTTCTTCTTTCACATTGCACATTTTTTTCCTGCTACTTTTATATTTCTTCCTGTTAAGGTTTCTGATTCCAAGATTGCCCTTAATGCAGGTGTTTTTCGTTTCTCTTCCCTCTTTTTTCGTTGGGGATATTTTAGTTCTCATGAGTGTTGTTAGATGGATATTTCTACTGTAgttttttatatttcatttttactCATTCTTATATATGTTTTAGTTCTTGAATTTGATTCTTATCATATAATGTGTGCAGGTTTTGTGCTGTTCCTCTCTCTGATGATTGATAGATTGCACCATTACATAAGAGAGCTTCGCTTGCTCAGGAAGACCATGGAAGCTGTTAAGAAACAAAGCAGGAGTTTTGATGATGATAAAAATGGCAATGCAGAGGAGCATAAGGCATTGGCAGAAGAAATCATGGCATTGAAGTCTAAAGTTAAGAAACTGGAATCTGAATGTGAGGTGAAAGGTAATAAGGCTAAGACTTTGGAAACTGAAGTAGAGGCTCTTAAGAAGCAGTCTGAGGGGTTCCTTATGGAATATGATCGCCTCTTGGAAGACAATCAGAATCTCCGGAATCAATTGAACACCATTGACCATAGCACTTTGAATCTTGATAACAAAAAGAGCATGTGAAGGtttatgtttctggaaaaaCAATTTTCTCTTTGTTTCAACTGCTGTTTGAGATTTACATGTTTTCTTAATAGGTTGCAGTTGTAAATTTGAAGTATCTAAAAGCAGAGATGAGCTATGTGGATTTAGTGAACTTACTGTACTTTAAAGCACCTCAGATATTGTTGACAATGTTAAGTAATATAGGAATGGATAGTTATTCCCTCAGGTTGATTTCTTGGAATTTTATATTTGTAGTTTGCATGCCTCTATGCATCACTTGGTGAACTTAGAAAACTCGGAGGCTTGGAATTATTAGAATTCCCTCATGTCGCATGACATTGACATGTGGAAGTTTGTGTTTATTTCTCTTTATAAATATAAACAGGTCTCAAAGATAAAGATAGACATAAAACTTCAACATGATCACATTATGTAAAACTTCAACTATGAGTGGATCCATGTGAATTAAGGTTGACATACAATATGGATATACAATCAATGCTCAAGTGAATACATGTAAGTGGGGTGTTGCCTTTATAGCCATTATGGACCAAATGGTATATGTGCTAAGATAGATAGAAAAATCTACCTTGCAACTATTTTAAGTTTGAGTAGTTTTCTTCTGCTTTCAACCACAGATTTAGGCAATGCAGCAGTGCTTTTGATTCATTTACACCTAACTTTTTTTTACCATTTCC
This portion of the Lotus japonicus ecotype B-129 chromosome 3, LjGifu_v1.2 genome encodes:
- the LOC130747043 gene encoding uncharacterized protein LOC130747043, whose amino-acid sequence is MLQLLYTAIFSEMLLILTLVFKTPLRKLVIVSLDRVKRGRGPIVVTTVGVTLIIVLASSLYSMAKIQERTIEAGVLNPTDQVLFSKHLLEASLMGFVLFLSLMIDRLHHYIRELRLLRKTMEAVKKQSRSFDDDKNGNAEEHKALAEEIMALKSKVKKLESECEVKGNKAKTLETEVEALKKQSEGFLMEYDRLLEDNQNLRNQLNTIDHSTLNLDNKKSM
- the LOC130747042 gene encoding cytochrome P450 CYP82D47-like; the protein is MGFITLLSQSMEPYTIYATLIFLFCLLFWLLKRSNADIPTKAPPPPEAEGAWPLIGHLHLLGGSHAAHVTLGNMADKYGPIFTLRLGIHRTLVVSNWEMAKECFTVNDKVFASRPNSLAFEVLGSNFSFFGSSPYGPYWRYMRKIATVEVLSTKRIEMLKQVMDSEVKAAMKKSYDFWVMMKESGPKKAVTEMEKWFANITLNVMFRAVLGKRLTGMGCEDDEEENEKIQKAVRDFFHLFGQFTVSDAVPFLRWLDLDGQEKKMKKTAKELDDFAQVWLEQHKYKTNSGSEEWKNGEHDFMDLLLSAVDDECLHGHDHDTIVKSTCLQLILAGTDTMTRTLTWALSLLLNNREVLNKATHELDTQIGGENVVVESDFEKLEYLQAIVKETLRLYPPGPLSVPHESMEDCIVGGYHVPAHMRLLTNISKLQQDPSLYSDPLEFRPERFLTTHKDIDLKGKHFEFIPFGAGRRICPGISFALQLMQMTLAALLHGFEIVTIDGGPVDMVEKTGLTNVKASPLQVILTPRQSIQVYNQN